tATTTCGTCGTCGTCAGAAGTACCCACCATTTGTAAAGTTACTACTTTTACTGCATACTTTGATGTGATTTTATTcttctaaatggtaagtttgagttgaaatttatcttaagttgaaaatatttgtaaattcaatagaaacattttatattttatttacttttcagctTGGTTACCGGCAAAAAGCGCGAAGTCGAAGGTCCGAGGcgcaaataaacttttttatgaaACCGGGTGTTGAAAGGCAGCTGATTGTCGCCATAATGTTTTTCTCATACGAACTaagcagaaaataaaataaaatgaaaaataatcttgaattattttaattttatgcgaCATTTCTTTTCCCATAAGAatatcttatgaaaagcaacaaccccTCATTGAAACCGGTGTTCATCCTTTGAGTTCATTccatcataagacaatcttatgattttcattattttttcttatggcgccacttcataagagaatcttatggcctacataataggatttttctgagtgtatgacaaatatacctcgtcctgcatgaagctcgaatagtacactggttagaatgtcggactggcatgacgatacaattggtgatttaagttcgattctcactacagcgctgtggttttaatttttattttcttgtttctgggatgaattatccaataggaaggaaatcccataaaatgtttttcttgttacgcttgaatgtagtggtcatcattttggttgggagccgagtccttatgccagttacggtttttcaaacatatcatcttcggcacagtgcacatttcagcgcattatcggcacagagatttgctaaataggcattggatttttgcaacctcttctatgggtgtgcattttatcagcattgacttgtaaataaaaagcattaataattcttggaatcagaagtggtcAACGTTGGTCCGGGATTCGGCCAATTTTCTGCTTTATAGACAAATTAAACTGAACAAAAGAATTGTAGTCTGGgttacaaacacgagttggagagtacgaagaaggattTACCTGCATCGACATGAAGCCATGGTATATAGGCATAAATCTCGTTTGAAGATTTACACCAGtatacctggagatcaccgtaccaaacacAAGCACAGATTGACCACGTTTCAATGGACaaccggcacttctcggacatcatcgacgtcagattctgtcgaggcgccaacatcgagtcagaccactatatCGATTTTACTCAAGAAGCCTTTTgaattcacaatcaccaatggatTTACCTTACACCTGATTGGGAACCGTAGATAAAGTAAATTTAATTGATCTTTTAGTAGGAGTATGTCTGCGAAAATTTCGAGACTCATATTATGCGTTCAGAGTATACAAATcaaagcgatacggagacaacgatattgaatacgctcgagtttaatCAGGTTTGTTTAGGCAGCCGATAACTGTAAATGCTTGgtcatcaataaaaaaaagttcctacATCTTTTAAAATAATCCTACTTCTATAATATTCCTTGTTAGTATGATATTGTACACATCGTCGAACACCATCCTCACATTATTGGTATCAGTCGCAACCGTAAAATGGAAGTAACATGCCCGCTTGCCATTGACGAGGTGTGAGGTACGCCTTGGTGGTTCATTGGTGATatccttaaataaaaaaaaagtaattcaaaACAAGTTGTTGTTAAAGAAAAAGACAAAAGAAAACTTACCACCAATTTAGATTTTATGAACCTCCTCGATCGGGTTAGTTCAGGAAGCGATCCTTCGGGATCTATCCGTTGCACAAATTCCTTATACTCCGGAAAATGCTCCCCAATGGATTTTCCCGCCAACAACTTCTGCTCCAGAATGTCCTGCTTGTTGAGGAACACAATCATCCCGGTTTCGGCCAAAAATCGATTGTGCCAAATGCCTCGGAACAGCTCGATCGACTCGGCCAAACGATTCCGGGTAGGATCCTCCCGAAGCGTTTGATTGAAGCTGCCACAGGCAATCAGAAACAGCACCGCGTCGATACCCTCGAACACCTGCAGCCATTTGGCCCGGTGGATTCGCTGCCCGCCCACGTCGATCATCTGGAATGCCTGCCGGCCTCCCCCCAGAGAGGATggcattttgatttgaaaattgatctcCTGGATATCGGTGGTTATCTGCCGACAGTTCAGAATGTCTGCGTTCGAGGGAATGTATCCAGGCATTGAGATTTTTTCGATTCGATCaaggaaactaaaattttaaaaagaaagttaatcattaaaaattgaaatgaaattttcaaatattttaagttgTGAATGAAGGTTGCTTCAGATAGTCATTTCTGAATCACAAGTTCAATCAAATTTACAGCAATTGAGAGTGTTAATATAATACATAATACGGAGACAacataatacatttttttcgcaCGGTTCATGACTTTTcctaatttaagtttttgagtccaacgaattgaagagccgaaaaattcgacatcgtagcgctgcaggggGCTGGAAGGTACGAGCGTACGAAGATGGTcatgccatctaccagagctgcggaaaaacacacgagcttggaacagcttttatagtgatggaaAAGATGAagaagcgcgtgatcgggttgTGGCCGATCGATCCACTAATGTGCCATTTGAGAATCAACgtcacagccctcacctcggaagtaccggtgacgacaaagacgaattctacgcgcaagGGGGCCAGAAGGaagaatttaaaccgacaattggaaggttcagcgcgcacaagctgaccaacgaaaatgGCTTAAGACTCATAGATTTCGCTGCCTCCAAACGAACGACCGTACgttgtacctttttccagcaccgcctcccacacaagtacacctggagatcaccgtaccacaCGCAATCCCAGATGGACCACGTTTCTATGGACaaccggcacttctcggacatcatcgacgtcagatcctgtagaggcgccaacatcgagccagaccactatctggtgatggtgaacatgcgcccaaaactctccgtagtgaacgaCATGTCGAAATACGAAACCGACGctcgcctcggttaaatatcgcacgactgaagcaacctgaggtcgcggcagactacgcgcaatcggtcgaagcagcgctgctgGCAAAGGGTGAGCTCGAGGgagaagcccctctcgaggactgttgggataccatcaagacagccatcaacagtgctgcggagaacgtcatcggttatgtggagcgaactcgacggaacgactggttcgacgaggagtgtaggggAATGATGGACGAAAAGAACGCCGCGTGGgcggcacccgtcgaaatgtggaaaatcatcgACAGcagaagaggcagcgagttcaaattttccaggagaaaaagcgccacctggaggaggaggagctcgaggagctggagcagctgcatcgttcccaagaaatttctgctactttttggtccaatacttctcttttaaaagaaaccgAGGGAAAATTATTGGATAcaactgtttcgaaattaacaaaacttcattatttttgagccactgaaagcgtttttatttgaatttctgctggtaaaaccagacaataacgaagtaaaattATCATTAGATTAATATTCAAGCAttatcggttagtatagattgTAGGTTGCGAAAAGTAAATACAAGATTACAGGGCCGTAAGAAGAACCGATGCATgaggggggttttggtgactgatttttatctatgattttttgcccaacattgcacgaaaacaaaataaaatt
This sequence is a window from Uranotaenia lowii strain MFRU-FL chromosome 3, ASM2978415v1, whole genome shotgun sequence. Protein-coding genes within it:
- the LOC129756951 gene encoding guanine nucleotide-binding protein G(f) subunit alpha produces the protein MLEEKKLRRRHRVLGMFLSDCVRRTSEPVVTHQHQKRQLEKRRSLFRQPSCKNAVKILLLGAGESGKTTVIKQMKILHVQNGFSFDERLDKIHDIVENIHESIYELVRNVIMMDLEFDSVENRQYAMEIVDAGKTAPWNLSMEYVQRVRALWSDSAIKMCYKRANEFQLIDSAKYFLDRIEKISMPGYIPSNADILNCRQITTDIQEINFQIKMPSSLGGGRQAFQMIDVGGQRIHRAKWLQVFEGIDAVLFLIACGSFNQTLREDPTRNRLAESIELFRGIWHNRFLAETGMIVFLNKQDILEQKLLAGKSIGEHFPEYKEFVQRIDPEGSLPELTRSRRFIKSKLVDITNEPPRRTSHLVNGKRACYFHFTVATDTNNVRMVFDDVYNIILTRNIIEVGLF